Proteins from a single region of Strix uralensis isolate ZFMK-TIS-50842 chromosome 12, bStrUra1, whole genome shotgun sequence:
- the TSHZ3 gene encoding teashirt homolog 3: MDSESHISETSDRMADFESSSIKNEEESKEVSIPLEDSTVSDSLEQMKAVYNNFLSNSYWSNLNLNLHQPISEKNNGSSSSSSSSSSSCGSGSFDWHQTAMAKTLQQVSQSRILPEPSLFSTVQLYRQSSKLYGSIFTGASKFRCKDCSAAYDTLVELTVHMNETGHYRDDNHETDNNNPKRWSKPRKRSLLEMEGKEDAQKVLKCMYCGHSFESLQDLSVHMIKTKHYQKVPLKEPVTPVAAKIIPATRKKASLELELPSSPDSTGGTPKATISDTNDALQKNSNPYITPNNRYGHQNGASYAWHFEARKSQILKCMECGSSHDTLQELTAHMMVTGHFIKVTNSAMKKGKPIIEAPATPTITSLVDEKVQSVPLAATTFTSPSNTPSSVSPKLNVEIKKEVDKERGIADDKMKDKEKSSEDEEKYDISSKYHYLTENDLEESPKGGLDILKSLENTVTSAINKAQNGTPSWGGYPSIHAAYQLPNMMKLSLGSSGKSTPLKPMFGNNELVSPTKNQPLVSPPSSQTSPVPKTNFHAMEELVKKVTEKVAKVEEKMKEPEGKLSPMKRATPSPCSSEISEPLKMESSNDGGFKSQQNSPVPQRDSCKDSPTVEPVENGKEPVKSIVSSLSSSTAIITDHPPEQPFVNPLSALQSVMNIHLGKAAKPSLPALDPMSMLFKMSNSLAEKAAVATPPLQSKKPDHLDRYFYHVNNDQPIDLTKGKSDKSCSLGSALLSSTSTSSASSSSTVTTAKTSAVVSFMSNSPLRENALSDISDMLKNLTESHTSKSSTPSSISEKSDIDGTTIEEPEESTPAQKRKGRQSNWNPQHLLILQAQFAASLRQTSEGKYIMSDLSPQERMHISRFTGLSMTTISHWLANVKYQLRRTGGTKFLKNLDTGHPVFFCNDCASQIRTPSTYISHLESHLGFRLRDLSKLSSEQINNQIAQAKSPSEKLVTSSPEEDIGTSYQCKLCNRTFASKHAVKLHLSKTHGKSPEDHLLYVSELEKQ, from the coding sequence ATGGACAGTGAGTCACATATCAGTGAGACAAGTGACCGCATGGCAGACTTCGAGAGCAGCTCTATAAAAAATGAGGAAGAGAGCAAGGAGGTTTCAATACCACTGGAAGACTCTACTGTATCTGATAGTTTAGAACAAATGAAAGCTGTATATAACAACTTCCTCTCCAATTCCTACTGGTCCAATCTCAATTTGAACCTTCACCAgccaatttcagaaaaaaacaatggtagcagcagcagcagtagcagcagcagcagcagttgtggAAGTGGCAGCTTTGACTGGCACCAGACTGCTATGGCTAAAACACTGCAGCAAGTTTCTCAGAGCAGAATTCTTCCCGAACCGAGTCTTTTTAGCACAGTTCAATTGTACAGACAAAGCAGTAAGCTTTATGGCTCTATATTTACTGGAGCCAGTAAATTCCGCTGTAAAGACTGCAGTGCAGCCTATGATACTTTAGTAGAATTAACAGTGCACATGAATGAAACAGGACATTATCGAGATGACAACCATGAAACTGATAACAATAACCCCAAAAGATGGTCCAAACCTCGTAAACGTTCTTTGCTTGaaatggaagggaaagaagatgCCCAGAAAGTATTAAAGTGTATGTACTGTGGTCATTCATTTGAATCTCTTCAGGATTTGAGTGTTCATAtgatcaaaacaaaacactaccAAAAAGTGCCTCTGAAGGAACCTGTTACACCTGTAGCAGCAAAAATTATcccagctactagaaagaaagCATCACTGGAGCTTGAACTTCCAAGCTCTCCAGACTCCACAGGTGGGACACCAAAAGCAACAATCTCAGATACCAACGATGCACTTCAGAAGAATTCTAATCCTTACATTACGCCAAATAATCGCTATGGTCACCAGAATGGTGCCAGCTATGCCTGGCACTTTGAGGCAAGGAAATCTCAAATTCTGAAGTGCATGGAATGTGGAAGTTCGCATGACACTCTGCAGGAACTCACAGCTCACATGATGGTGACGGGACATTTTATTAAAGTCACTAACTCTGCCATGAAAAAAGGGAAGCCAATTATAGAAGCCCCAGCAACACCAACAATAACGTCCTTAGTAGATGAGAAAGTCCAGTCTGTGCCACTAGCTGCCACCACTTTTACGTCTCCTTCCAATACACCTTCTAGTGTTTCCCCTAAgttaaatgttgaaataaaaaaagaagtagaTAAAGAAAGAGGCATTGCTGATgacaaaatgaaagacaaagaaaagtcAAGTGAAGATGAGGAGAAGTATGATATCTCCTCAAAATACCATTACTTGACTGAAAATGACCTAGAAGAAAGCCCTAAGGGGGGATTAGATATATTGAAGTCCTTGGAAAACACAGTTACATCGGCTATAAACAAAGCCCAGAATGGCACGCCAAGCTGGGGTGGCTACCCCAGCATTCATGCTGCCTATCAGCTGCCTAATATGATGAAGCTGTCATTGGGTTCATCTGGGAAGAGTACACCATTAAAACCTATGTTTGGAAACAACGAATTAGTATCACCAACTAAAAACCAGCCCTTGGTGTCTCCACCAAGCAGTCAGACCTCACCTGTGCCAAAAACAAACTTTCATGCCATGGAAGAATTGGTAAAGAAAGTCACTGAGAAGGTGGCtaaagtggaggaaaaaatgaaagagccTGAAGGAAAGCTTTCTCCAATGAAGCGTGCAACGCCTTCACCATGCAGTAGTGAAATCAGTGAACCCCTTAAGATGGAGTCCTCCAATGATGGTGGCTTTAAAAGCCAGCAGAACAGCCCAGTCCCTCAAAGAGATAGTTGCAAGGATAGTCCAACTGTAGAGCCTGTGGAAAATGGGAAGGAGCCTGTTAAGTCCATTGTAAGCTCTTTAAGTAGCAGCACAGCTATCATTACTGATCACCCCCCAGAACAGCCATTTGTGAATCCATTAAGTGCACTGCAATCTGTTATGAATATTCACCTTGGAAAGGCAGCAAAGCCATCTTTGCCCGCTTTGGATCCAATgagcatgctttttaaaatgagtaACAGTTTGGCGGAAAAGGCTGCAGTGGCCACCCCACCTCTACAGTCCAAAAAACCAGACCACTTAGACCGTTATTTTTATCATGTCAACAATGACCAACCCATAGATTTGACGAAAGGCAAGAGTGACAAAAGCTGCTCTTTGGGTTCAGCGCTTTTGTCATCCACATCGACATCTTCTGCATCTTCTTCATCTACAGTGACAACAGCAAAGACATCTGCAGTCGTGTCATTCATGTCAAACTCGCCGCTACGCGAGAATGCCTTGTCAGATATATCTGATATGCTGAAGAACCTGACAGAAAGTCACACATCAAAATCTTCCACACCTTCCAGCATATCTGAGAAATCTGACATTGATGGTACCACAATAGAGGAACCAGAAGAGAGTACACCCGCTCAGAAAAGGAAGGGACGTCAGTCTAACTGGAACCCTCAGCACTTGCTCATATTGCAGGCCCAGTTTGCAGCTAGTTTACGGCAGACTTCAGAGGGGAAATACATCATGTCAGACTTGAGTCCTCAAGAAAGAATGCACATTTCCAGGTTTACGGGACTTTCAATGACCACAATTAGCCACTGGCTAGCCAATGTGAAATACCAGCTCCGAAGGACGGGGGGAACTAAGTTCCTTAAAAATTTGGACACTGGGCACCCAGTGTTCTTTTGTAATGACTGTGCTTCACAGATCAGAACTCCTTCAACTTATATCAGTCATCTTGAATCCCATCTGGGTTTCAGGTTAAGAGACTTGTCCAAACTGTCCAGTGAACAGATTAACAATCAGATAGCACAAGCAAAGTCACCGTCGGAAAAACTGGTGACGTCCTCTCCAGAGGAAGATATCGGAACTTCTTATCAGTGCAAACTTTGTAACAGGACATTTGCAAGCAAGCATGCTGTTAAACTTCATCTTAGTAAAACACATGGGAAGTCACCAGAGGATCATCTTCTGTATGTTTCGGAGTTAGAGAAGCAGTAG